Proteins from a single region of Gemmatirosa kalamazoonensis:
- a CDS encoding aspartate kinase: MAVYKFGGASLATPDAVAHAVSLVARRDGAPTVVVTSALAGVTDALLAVAHAAATATPAQLDAALGRLRATHAAVLDALLDGDDARTLHDALDASLAEVAALAAAARAIGELAPREVDRVVARGERLAARIVAAALGRAGVRAEYVDATDLVVTDGAYGEAAPDLAATAPAARRVLRPLLRARVVPVVPGFVGRGPRGETVTLGRGGSDLSATVLAAALGARRVVLWKDVPGLLTADPRAVPNARVVPRLGAREAAALAHYGAKVLHPRALAPLALAPAGKGTRVLVRPFARPDERGTEIVARRVESRAPVVAVAATMDQAIVRVVGRGLHALPGVAARALAALHAAGVPVSLVSQAASAYDVSVTVDGARAAHALDALRRALAPELASGELESVDARVGVATVGVVGACAADDARAAARALTTLADAGIAPLATAQGAAGASLSLVVDATRAVEAQRALHEAFRLHEPAAARTARVARTDVVLLGAGAIGRELAAQIAAAGARSPLRVCALVDRSGFVFDAGGLSRRRIAELCGAKVAGRPLALAPGARAATAAEALDAIAAHRPSRPVLVDVTAADTGALLERALGTGWDVVLANKVPLAAPQEAVDRLHAAGRAGGGRLLHEATVGAGLPVIDTLRKLLEAGDRVQRIEGCPSGTLGFLFGELGRGLAFSAALRDAMARGYTEPDPRDDLSGQDVARKALILARLLGFRGDLSDVAVESLVPEAMRALPRDAFLARLAELDAPWEARVRAARAQGRVLRYRVRVTRRRIAVGLVAVAPSDPLGALSGTDNQFAFTTARYRAQPLVVTGPGAGAAVTASGVYGDLLRLAAERR; this comes from the coding sequence TTGGCGGTCTACAAGTTCGGCGGCGCCTCCCTCGCCACGCCCGACGCGGTCGCCCACGCCGTGTCGCTCGTCGCGCGGCGCGATGGCGCGCCGACGGTCGTCGTCACCTCCGCGCTCGCCGGCGTGACCGACGCGCTGCTCGCCGTCGCGCACGCGGCGGCCACCGCGACGCCCGCGCAGCTCGACGCCGCGCTCGGCCGCCTGCGCGCCACGCACGCCGCCGTCCTCGACGCGCTGCTCGACGGCGACGACGCGCGCACGCTGCACGACGCGCTCGACGCTTCGCTGGCCGAGGTCGCGGCGCTCGCCGCGGCCGCGCGCGCCATCGGTGAGCTGGCGCCGCGCGAGGTGGACCGCGTCGTCGCGCGCGGGGAGCGGCTCGCCGCGCGCATCGTCGCCGCGGCGCTCGGTCGCGCCGGCGTGCGTGCCGAGTACGTCGACGCGACCGATCTCGTCGTGACGGACGGCGCGTACGGCGAGGCGGCCCCCGATCTCGCGGCCACCGCGCCCGCCGCGCGGCGCGTGCTGCGGCCGCTGCTGCGCGCGCGCGTGGTGCCGGTGGTGCCGGGATTCGTCGGCCGCGGTCCGCGCGGCGAGACCGTGACGCTCGGGCGCGGCGGTTCCGACCTCTCCGCCACCGTGCTCGCCGCGGCCCTGGGCGCGCGGCGCGTGGTGCTGTGGAAGGACGTGCCGGGGCTGCTCACCGCCGACCCGCGCGCGGTGCCTAACGCGCGCGTCGTGCCGCGGCTCGGCGCGCGCGAGGCGGCGGCGCTCGCGCACTACGGCGCGAAGGTGCTGCACCCGCGCGCGCTGGCGCCGCTCGCGCTCGCGCCGGCGGGGAAGGGCACGCGCGTGCTCGTGCGGCCGTTCGCGCGGCCGGACGAGCGCGGCACCGAGATCGTCGCGCGGCGCGTGGAGTCGCGCGCGCCGGTCGTCGCGGTCGCGGCGACCATGGACCAGGCGATCGTGCGGGTCGTCGGACGCGGGCTGCACGCGCTCCCCGGCGTCGCGGCGCGCGCGCTCGCCGCGCTGCACGCCGCAGGCGTGCCGGTCTCGCTCGTGTCGCAGGCGGCGTCGGCGTACGACGTGTCGGTCACCGTCGACGGCGCGCGTGCCGCGCACGCGCTCGACGCGCTGCGCCGCGCGCTCGCGCCGGAGCTCGCGAGCGGGGAGCTGGAGTCGGTCGACGCGCGCGTCGGCGTCGCGACGGTGGGCGTCGTCGGCGCGTGCGCGGCGGACGACGCGCGCGCGGCCGCCCGTGCGCTCACGACGCTCGCCGACGCCGGGATCGCGCCGCTCGCCACGGCGCAGGGCGCGGCGGGCGCGAGTCTGTCGCTCGTCGTCGACGCGACGCGCGCGGTGGAGGCGCAGCGCGCGCTCCACGAGGCGTTCCGGCTGCATGAGCCGGCGGCGGCGCGCACGGCGCGCGTCGCGCGCACCGACGTGGTGCTGTTGGGCGCCGGCGCGATCGGACGCGAGCTCGCGGCGCAGATCGCGGCCGCGGGCGCGCGCTCGCCGCTCCGCGTCTGCGCGCTGGTCGACCGCTCCGGCTTCGTGTTCGACGCGGGCGGGCTGTCGCGGCGCCGCATCGCGGAGCTGTGCGGCGCGAAGGTCGCGGGACGTCCGCTCGCGCTCGCTCCCGGCGCGCGCGCGGCGACGGCGGCGGAGGCGCTCGACGCCATCGCGGCGCACCGGCCGTCGCGGCCCGTACTCGTCGACGTCACCGCCGCCGACACCGGTGCGCTGCTGGAGCGCGCGTTAGGCACCGGCTGGGACGTGGTGCTGGCGAACAAGGTGCCGCTCGCCGCGCCGCAGGAGGCGGTGGACCGGCTGCACGCCGCGGGGCGGGCCGGCGGCGGACGGCTGCTGCACGAGGCGACGGTCGGCGCGGGCCTCCCCGTGATCGACACGCTGCGCAAGCTGCTCGAGGCGGGAGACCGCGTGCAGCGCATCGAGGGGTGTCCGTCGGGGACGCTCGGCTTCCTGTTCGGGGAGCTGGGACGCGGCCTCGCGTTCTCGGCCGCGCTGCGCGACGCGATGGCGCGCGGCTACACCGAGCCGGACCCGCGCGACGATCTCTCGGGGCAGGACGTCGCGCGCAAGGCGCTCATCCTCGCCCGACTGCTCGGCTTCCGCGGCGACCTGTCGGACGTCGCGGTGGAGTCGCTCGTGCCGGAGGCCATGCGCGCGCTGCCGCGCGACGCGTTCCTCGCGCGGCTCGCGGAGCTCGACGCGCCGTGGGAGGCGCGCGTGCGCGCGGCGCGGGCGCAGGGGCGCGTGCTCCGCTACCGCGTGCGCGTGACGCGGCGCCGCATCGCCGTCGGGCTCGTGGCCGTCGCGCCGTCGGATCCGTTGGGCGCGCTGAGCGGCACCGACAACCAGTTCGCGTTCACCACGGCGCGATATCGCGCGCAGCCTCTGGTCGTGACCGGGCCGGGCGCGGGCGCCGCGGTGACGGCATCGGGGGTCTACGGCGACCTCCTGCGGCTGGCGGCCGAGCGGCGTTAG
- the ligD gene encoding non-homologous end-joining DNA ligase yields the protein MPTSTKRTPAAARRGAGPFLPIPEPMYATIGREVPTEPGWVFEPKYDGMRVLAFAAPGMPTRLVTRNGADKAAQFPEVADAVAALARRRRRALVLDGEVVALDRRGRPARFQALQARLHMKDPEEIAERVEDTPAALLAFDLLQSGDRSLLDAPWRERREALDALLASVDLDALRLGTVLRGSGASAVAAAHKRGWEGVIAKRADGTYRPGERADDWQKLKVEHRQELVVGGFTEPRRTRPYLGALLLGYYDRDGRFVYAGHTGGGFTREGLRVMRARLDALERAKPPFVDPPRPNEAVHWVKPDVVVEVKFAEWTADGRLRQPIYVGTRDDKNARDVTREAESVQGKG from the coding sequence ATGCCGACCTCCACCAAGCGCACGCCCGCCGCCGCGCGCCGCGGCGCGGGGCCCTTCCTCCCGATCCCGGAGCCGATGTACGCGACCATCGGCCGCGAGGTGCCGACGGAGCCGGGATGGGTGTTCGAGCCGAAGTACGACGGCATGCGCGTGCTCGCGTTCGCGGCGCCGGGCATGCCGACGCGCCTCGTGACGCGCAACGGCGCCGACAAGGCCGCGCAGTTCCCCGAGGTGGCCGATGCCGTCGCCGCGCTCGCCCGCCGTCGCCGCCGCGCACTCGTGCTCGACGGCGAGGTCGTCGCGCTCGACCGCCGCGGCCGGCCGGCGCGCTTCCAGGCGCTGCAGGCGCGGCTCCACATGAAGGATCCCGAGGAGATCGCCGAGCGCGTCGAGGACACGCCGGCGGCGCTGCTCGCGTTCGACCTGCTGCAGAGCGGCGACCGGTCGCTGCTCGACGCGCCGTGGCGCGAGCGTCGCGAGGCGCTCGACGCGCTGCTCGCGTCGGTCGACCTCGACGCGCTGCGGTTAGGCACCGTGCTGCGCGGGAGCGGCGCATCGGCGGTCGCGGCGGCGCACAAGCGCGGCTGGGAGGGCGTCATCGCGAAGCGCGCCGACGGCACGTATCGCCCCGGCGAGCGCGCCGACGACTGGCAGAAGCTGAAGGTGGAGCACCGGCAGGAGCTCGTCGTCGGCGGCTTCACGGAGCCGCGCCGCACGCGGCCGTACCTCGGCGCGCTGCTGCTCGGCTACTACGACCGCGACGGCCGCTTCGTCTACGCGGGCCACACCGGCGGCGGCTTCACGCGCGAGGGGCTGCGCGTGATGCGCGCGCGGCTCGACGCGCTGGAGCGCGCGAAGCCGCCGTTCGTCGACCCGCCGCGCCCGAACGAGGCGGTGCACTGGGTGAAGCCCGACGTCGTCGTCGAGGTGAAGTTCGCCGAATGGACGGCGGACGGACGCCTGCGGCAGCCGATCTACGTCGGGACGCGCGACGACAAGAACGCGCGCGACGTGACGCGGGAAGCGGAGAGCGTGCAGGGGAAGGGCTGA
- a CDS encoding serine/threonine-protein kinase — MAAIDRDRWRVIEPLLDSALELPMEQRDGWLDALRAESPTLAADLAALLDAERSADRRGLLVEPLATPFTNALGGSLEGTELGAYTLERPLGHGGMGSVWLARRTDGRFEGRVAVKLLALALLTRAGQERFRREGSALARLTHPGIARLLDAGVSAGGQPYLVLEYVDGVTIDAWADARSLGTTERVRLVLDVLDAVAHAHANLVVHRDLKPSNILVTADGHAKLLDFGIAKLLDVDVAARTTLTAEEGRALTPEFAAPEQVRGDPVTTATDVYAAGVLLYLLLSGRHPTAEGRRTPTDVVAATLAVQPARLGLGDLDTILAKALRKEPHERYQTAAALADDLSRYLRHEPVRARGDSLAYRVRKFVRRHRVAVAGAAAGVVLLAGAGLRERTLRARAQAEARKAAVVAQYLESVFGGADPYGVPNEKPGDVTARVLLDRGAARIDSALAGEPDVQAQLRVALGRVYVSLGVFDRAVPVLRRALGQRRTLYGPRHPAVAEVANALGVALREVDSLDAAEPLLREALAQRRAFASGPDTGVATSLRDLSVLLEERDDLAGAERLLREALAIRRSVYGPASEQVAASLGDLGVLFYQQSRYDEAEPLQRQALAIKRRLYGDEHVITAFTMHDLAQVQAQRDHLAEAESLYRRALAVDRKALGSAHPVVVLDLNNFGDMLYRLAGRPGDAVPLLRESLAITRKLYGARHRDAAAALNNLSNALRGIGDFAGAEAAVREAMEINTALYGPEHSRVALNLNSLGGVLAQSGRNEEAIPIFRQALALTARTEGPDDQNTLVTTSNLGRALRDAGHLAEAERVLRALLARSDTATAAHRLIQRTVLVALGRTLTQTGRAAEARPLLERGLALASGQLTASDPRLADARYGLGACLVELGEYARADTLLRQARAALDPQRRAQPLLSALTDTALARLAERSGGRTK; from the coding sequence ATGGCTGCCATCGATCGCGACCGTTGGCGTGTGATCGAGCCGCTGCTCGACAGCGCGCTGGAGCTGCCGATGGAGCAGCGCGACGGCTGGCTCGACGCCCTGCGCGCGGAGTCGCCCACCCTCGCTGCGGACCTCGCGGCGCTGCTCGACGCGGAGCGCTCCGCGGACCGGCGCGGGCTGCTCGTCGAGCCGCTCGCGACGCCGTTCACGAACGCGCTCGGCGGCTCGCTCGAGGGGACGGAGCTCGGCGCGTACACGCTCGAGCGCCCGTTAGGCCACGGCGGCATGGGCTCCGTGTGGCTCGCCCGCCGCACCGACGGACGGTTCGAGGGACGCGTCGCGGTGAAGCTGCTCGCCCTCGCGCTGCTCACGCGCGCCGGTCAGGAGCGGTTCCGCCGCGAGGGCTCCGCGCTCGCGCGCCTCACGCATCCCGGCATCGCGCGGCTGCTCGACGCGGGCGTGAGCGCGGGCGGCCAGCCGTATCTCGTCCTCGAGTACGTCGACGGCGTGACGATCGACGCGTGGGCCGACGCGCGATCGTTAGGCACCACCGAGCGCGTGCGACTCGTGCTCGACGTGCTCGACGCGGTCGCCCACGCGCACGCGAACCTCGTCGTGCACCGCGACCTCAAGCCGTCGAACATCCTCGTGACGGCCGACGGCCACGCCAAGCTGCTCGACTTCGGCATCGCGAAGCTGCTGGACGTCGACGTTGCGGCGCGCACGACGCTCACCGCGGAGGAGGGGCGCGCGCTGACCCCGGAGTTCGCGGCGCCCGAGCAGGTGCGCGGCGACCCGGTCACCACCGCGACCGACGTCTACGCGGCGGGCGTGCTGCTCTATCTCCTGCTCTCCGGCCGCCACCCGACCGCCGAGGGCCGTCGCACGCCCACCGACGTCGTCGCCGCGACGCTGGCGGTGCAGCCCGCGCGGCTCGGGCTCGGCGACCTCGACACGATCCTCGCGAAGGCGCTGCGCAAGGAGCCGCACGAGCGCTACCAGACGGCGGCCGCGCTCGCCGACGATCTGTCGCGCTACCTGCGCCACGAGCCGGTGCGCGCGCGCGGCGACTCGCTCGCCTACCGCGTGCGGAAGTTCGTGCGCCGCCACCGGGTCGCCGTCGCCGGTGCGGCGGCGGGCGTGGTGCTGCTCGCCGGCGCGGGGCTGCGCGAGCGCACCCTGCGCGCGCGCGCGCAGGCGGAGGCGCGCAAGGCGGCGGTGGTGGCCCAGTACCTCGAGAGCGTGTTCGGCGGCGCCGATCCGTACGGGGTGCCTAACGAGAAGCCGGGCGACGTCACGGCGCGCGTGCTCCTCGACCGCGGCGCTGCGCGCATCGACTCCGCGCTCGCCGGCGAGCCCGACGTGCAGGCGCAGCTGCGCGTCGCGCTGGGACGCGTCTACGTGAGCCTCGGCGTCTTCGACCGCGCCGTGCCGGTGCTGCGACGCGCGCTCGGCCAGCGGCGCACGCTGTACGGCCCGCGACACCCGGCGGTCGCCGAGGTGGCCAACGCGCTCGGCGTGGCCTTGCGGGAGGTGGACAGCCTCGATGCGGCCGAGCCGCTGCTGCGCGAGGCGCTCGCCCAGCGCCGCGCGTTCGCGTCGGGGCCCGACACCGGGGTGGCGACGAGCCTGCGGGATCTCAGCGTCCTCCTCGAGGAGCGCGACGACCTCGCCGGCGCGGAGCGGCTGCTGCGCGAGGCGCTCGCCATCCGACGGTCGGTGTACGGACCGGCGAGCGAGCAGGTGGCCGCGTCGCTCGGCGACCTCGGGGTGCTGTTCTACCAGCAGAGCCGCTACGACGAGGCCGAGCCGCTGCAGCGTCAGGCGCTCGCGATCAAGCGGCGCCTCTACGGCGACGAGCACGTGATCACCGCGTTCACGATGCACGACCTGGCGCAGGTGCAGGCGCAGCGCGACCACCTCGCGGAGGCCGAGTCGCTCTACCGCCGCGCGCTCGCGGTGGACCGCAAGGCGTTAGGCAGCGCGCATCCGGTGGTCGTGCTCGACCTCAACAACTTCGGCGACATGCTCTATCGCCTGGCGGGGCGTCCCGGCGACGCGGTGCCGCTGCTGCGCGAGTCGCTCGCGATCACGCGGAAGCTGTACGGCGCGCGACACCGCGACGCCGCGGCGGCCCTCAACAACCTCAGCAACGCGCTGCGCGGCATCGGCGACTTCGCGGGCGCCGAGGCGGCGGTGCGCGAGGCGATGGAGATCAACACCGCGCTCTACGGGCCGGAGCACAGCAGGGTCGCGCTCAACCTGAACAGTCTCGGCGGCGTCCTCGCCCAGTCGGGGCGCAACGAGGAGGCGATCCCGATCTTCCGGCAGGCGCTCGCGCTGACCGCGCGCACGGAGGGGCCGGACGACCAGAACACGCTCGTCACCACGAGCAATCTCGGACGAGCGCTGCGCGACGCGGGGCACCTGGCGGAGGCCGAGCGGGTGCTCCGCGCGCTGCTCGCCCGCTCCGACACGGCGACGGCGGCGCACCGACTGATCCAACGCACCGTGCTCGTCGCCCTCGGCCGCACCCTGACGCAGACCGGCCGCGCCGCGGAAGCACGACCGCTTCTCGAGCGCGGGCTCGCGCTCGCGAGCGGGCAGCTCACGGCGAGCGACCCACGCCTCGCCGACGCGCGCTATGGCCTCGGCGCGTGCCTGGTGGAGCTCGGGGAGTACGCGCGCGCCGACACGCTGCTGCGCCAGGCGCGCGCCGCGCTGGACCCGCAGCGGCGCGCGCAGCCGCTGCTTTCCGCGCTCACCGACACGGCGCTCGCCCGCCTCGCCGAGCGCTCGGGAGGTCGGACCAAGTAG
- a CDS encoding VPLPA-CTERM sorting domain-containing protein, whose amino-acid sequence MRKVLGLVAVALLLPLPARAQVQVLDFEGIGDFDPIGNAYPGVSFFGNAVALEQVGFNVTDPCQGSSGFPNAPSGCGVLFYYTNQLGSNAGINVASGFSNGFSFFYYAKYATGNPASFGVYSGLNGTGTLLGSGGLPYYGFGQGTNTWGPAGFSFLGSAQSVVFTNAGGSLIFDNMTLGSGMPADAAPPPGGDGGDGAVAPEPASFVLLGTGFGALAVVSRRRRTVR is encoded by the coding sequence ATGCGAAAGGTGCTCGGACTCGTCGCGGTGGCGCTGCTGCTCCCGCTCCCGGCGCGCGCGCAGGTGCAGGTGCTCGACTTCGAGGGGATCGGGGACTTCGACCCGATCGGCAACGCGTACCCGGGCGTCTCGTTCTTCGGCAACGCCGTCGCGCTCGAGCAGGTCGGGTTCAACGTCACCGACCCGTGTCAGGGAAGCAGCGGCTTCCCGAACGCGCCCTCGGGCTGCGGGGTGCTGTTCTACTACACGAACCAGCTCGGGAGCAACGCGGGGATCAACGTCGCGTCGGGGTTCTCGAACGGGTTCTCGTTCTTCTACTACGCGAAGTACGCCACGGGCAATCCGGCATCGTTCGGCGTGTACAGTGGCCTGAACGGCACCGGCACGCTGCTCGGCTCCGGCGGGCTGCCGTACTACGGGTTCGGGCAGGGGACGAACACGTGGGGACCGGCGGGGTTCAGCTTCCTCGGCAGCGCGCAGTCGGTCGTGTTCACGAACGCGGGCGGGAGCCTGATCTTCGACAACATGACGCTCGGCAGCGGCATGCCGGCGGACGCCGCGCCGCCCCCAGGGGGCGACGGGGGAGACGGCGCGGTCGCCCCGGAGCCGGCGTCGTTCGTGCTGTTAGGCACCGGCTTCGGCGCGCTCGCCGTCGTCTCGCGACGCCGCCGGACGGTCCGTTAG
- a CDS encoding ECF-type sigma factor, giving the protein MDADLDALIRRADAADPVAAELLFATLYRELHRIAAAHLRRDGAALSLRTTTLLHEAYLHIVGGDAPAFSERGRFLAYASRAMRRLVIDYARRGRAQKRDRRAEVTLTGDEQPSAEAARTAAELERLDDALEELATLEPALAELVNLHFFSGLTFAEIAALRGVSERTVQRDWRKARLLLARTVLDEA; this is encoded by the coding sequence GTGGACGCGGACCTCGACGCCCTCATCCGCCGCGCGGACGCCGCCGACCCCGTCGCCGCGGAGCTGCTGTTCGCGACGTTGTACCGCGAGCTGCACCGGATCGCGGCCGCGCACCTGCGGCGCGACGGCGCCGCGCTCAGCCTGCGCACGACGACGCTGCTCCACGAGGCGTACCTGCACATCGTCGGAGGCGATGCGCCGGCGTTCTCGGAACGGGGCCGCTTCCTCGCCTACGCGTCGCGTGCGATGCGCCGTCTCGTGATCGACTACGCGCGCCGCGGCCGGGCGCAGAAGCGCGACCGCCGCGCGGAGGTCACGCTCACCGGCGACGAGCAGCCGTCGGCGGAAGCGGCGCGCACGGCCGCGGAGCTCGAGCGCCTCGACGACGCGCTGGAGGAGCTGGCGACGCTGGAGCCCGCGCTCGCCGAGCTGGTGAACCTGCACTTCTTCTCGGGGCTGACGTTCGCCGAGATCGCCGCGCTGCGCGGTGTGTCGGAGCGCACCGTGCAGCGCGACTGGCGGAAGGCGCGCCTGCTGCTCGCGCGAACGGTGCTCGACGAGGCCTAA
- a CDS encoding LLM class flavin-dependent oxidoreductase, translated as MRVSVLDQSPISAGMTGAQALHNSVDLARRADALGFHRFWVAEHHGSPMLAGASPEVLLGPIGAATSRIRLGSGGVMLPHYSPLKVAESFSMLSGLFPGRVDLAVGRAPGTDPRTTLALQRDRTRPMRDDFPDQLAELLAYVRGALPPGHPFARLPAMLPGRPEHPAPWLLGSSAQSGIWAAELGLPYAFADFINPVGAEVARRYRAEFVPSEFASTPYTIVCAWVVCAETDDEAERLAASGRMTLALLLRGELIPVPPVDEALAFLEAERAREAASPFAGLPQARLAPARRRIVGAPDTVARDIGVLARDYEADEVMVVTITYDHAARVRSYELLAEAFGLAD; from the coding sequence GTGCGGGTGAGCGTGCTGGACCAGTCGCCGATCTCCGCCGGCATGACCGGCGCGCAGGCGCTGCACAACTCGGTGGATCTCGCGCGCCGCGCCGACGCGTTAGGCTTCCACCGCTTCTGGGTCGCGGAGCACCACGGCTCACCGATGCTCGCCGGCGCGAGCCCGGAGGTGCTCCTCGGCCCGATCGGCGCGGCGACGTCGCGCATCCGTCTCGGGAGCGGCGGAGTGATGCTGCCGCATTACAGCCCGCTGAAGGTGGCCGAGAGCTTCAGCATGCTGAGCGGGCTCTTCCCCGGACGCGTGGACCTCGCCGTGGGACGCGCGCCCGGCACCGACCCGCGCACCACGCTGGCCCTGCAGCGCGACCGCACGCGCCCCATGCGCGACGACTTTCCCGACCAGCTCGCGGAGCTGCTCGCGTACGTGCGCGGCGCGCTGCCGCCGGGGCACCCGTTCGCGCGGCTGCCGGCGATGCTCCCCGGGCGCCCGGAGCATCCCGCGCCGTGGCTCCTCGGCTCGTCGGCGCAGAGCGGGATCTGGGCGGCGGAGCTCGGGCTGCCGTACGCGTTCGCGGACTTCATCAACCCGGTCGGCGCCGAGGTCGCGCGGCGCTACCGGGCCGAGTTCGTGCCGTCGGAGTTCGCGTCTACACCGTACACGATCGTCTGCGCGTGGGTGGTGTGCGCGGAGACCGACGACGAGGCGGAGCGGCTCGCCGCGAGTGGGCGCATGACGCTCGCGCTGCTGCTGCGCGGGGAGCTGATCCCCGTCCCGCCGGTGGACGAGGCGCTCGCGTTCCTGGAGGCCGAGCGGGCGCGGGAGGCCGCGTCGCCGTTCGCGGGGCTGCCGCAGGCGCGGCTCGCGCCGGCGCGGCGGCGCATCGTGGGGGCACCGGACACCGTGGCGCGCGACATCGGCGTGCTGGCGCGCGACTACGAGGCCGACGAGGTCATGGTGGTCACCATCACGTACGACCACGCGGCGCGGGTGCGGTCGTACGAGCTGCTGGCCGAGGCGTTCGGGCTCGCGGACTGA